Proteins from one Bacteroidota bacterium genomic window:
- a CDS encoding universal stress protein: MHHKKDTIVVPWDFSQIAEYALSHAIPISRILENDIAIVHIIDEGSVFSSSSRKRKEIENATQKLNEVSAKIISEHKIKPKVIVQSGNIFNTINKIAEEENANMVIMGTHGMTGMQKITGSRALKVIVGSKVPYMVVQAPYEYRDNNDIVFPVDFRTENKEKLLWANYMAKSFKSKIQIFTPNVTDELLKKRTTANLNFAKKFLKERNVLYEITTAEGKGNFAEEIIKFAHTINTNLILIMTTRNIGLQDYIVGTTEQYVISNSMKISVMCVNPRSDVYRTGGFG; the protein is encoded by the coding sequence ATGCACCATAAGAAAGACACAATAGTAGTCCCTTGGGATTTTTCGCAAATTGCTGAATATGCTTTAAGTCATGCCATACCAATTTCACGAATTTTAGAAAATGATATTGCCATTGTTCATATAATCGACGAAGGTAGTGTATTTTCAAGCAGCTCGAGAAAAAGAAAAGAAATTGAAAATGCTACTCAAAAGCTCAATGAAGTTTCTGCAAAGATTATTAGTGAACATAAAATAAAGCCCAAAGTGATTGTTCAATCAGGGAATATTTTTAACACCATAAACAAAATTGCCGAAGAAGAGAATGCAAATATGGTCATAATGGGAACTCACGGAATGACCGGAATGCAAAAAATTACAGGCAGTAGAGCTTTAAAAGTTATCGTTGGTTCAAAAGTGCCATATATGGTAGTGCAAGCTCCATACGAATATAGAGACAACAACGACATTGTCTTTCCTGTTGATTTTAGGACAGAAAATAAAGAAAAACTACTTTGGGCAAACTATATGGCAAAAAGTTTTAAATCTAAAATACAGATTTTCACACCTAATGTTACCGATGAACTTTTGAAAAAAAGAACTACTGCAAACCTAAATTTTGCGAAAAAATTCCTTAAGGAAAGAAATGTATTATACGAAATCACCACTGCCGAAGGGAAAGGAAATTTTGCTGAAGAAATTATCAAATTTGCACATACGATAAATACAAATCTAATTCTTATAATGACAACACGAAATATTGGACTTCAAGATTATATTGTGGGAACAACTGAACAATATGTAATTTCCAATTCGATGAAGATTTCAGTAATGTGCGTAAATCCTCGTTCAGACGTTTACAGAACTGGAGGGTTTGGCTAA